The Phoenix dactylifera cultivar Barhee BC4 chromosome 17, palm_55x_up_171113_PBpolish2nd_filt_p, whole genome shotgun sequence genome contains a region encoding:
- the LOC103712439 gene encoding cytochrome P450 89A2-like produces MEDWVFFLLSITLCIALKILLSKLANTTHKKPNLPPGPRFIPILSPLQWFRLTLFDIEPVLRSLRTKYGPIFTLHFTSSPTIFIADRKLAHQALVQAGAAFADRPPATESGRLLSSNRHNISSAPYGPLWRLLRRNLNAEIIHPSRLKLFAPVRRWVLRILVSKLKAEAEAGGGVVAVMESFRYAIFRLLFLMCFGEKLDEKATDDIQATMRHLLSSLAKFNVFAFLPKVTKIVFRERWNLLLVLHKRREEQFVPLIRARRERKQQQQQHGEGSFAYAYVDSLLDLRLPEEGGRQLSECELVSLCSEFLAGGTDTTTTALQWIMANLVKHPGAQKKLWEEIEATVGSDAEEIVEEDLQRMPYLKAVILEGLRRHPPAHFVVPHAVTEDVTLNGYLIPKGAAINVTTAEIGWDGKVWEEPMEFKPERFLAGGSGEGVDITGSKEIKMMPFGVGRRICPGLGLAMLHLEYFVANLVRDFEWKAVEGEVDLSEKLDLTVVMKNPLRARILPRRNE; encoded by the coding sequence ATGGAAGATTGGGTGTTCTTTCTCCTCAGTATCACCCTCTGCATAGCTCTCAAAATCCTTCTCTCCAAACTAGCAAATACTACCCACAAGAAGCCAAACCTTCCCCCAGGCCCAAGATTTATACCAATCCTCAGTCCTCTCCAATGGTTCCGGCTGACTCTCTTCGACATCGAGCCTGTCCTCCGATCCCTCCGCACCAAGTACGGCCCCATTTTCACCCTCCACTTCACCTCCAGCCCGACCATCTTCATCGCGGACCGCAAACTCGCCCACCAGGCCCTCGTCCAGGCCGGCGCCGCCTTCGCCGACCGCCCCCCCGCCACCGAGTCCGGCCGCCTcctcagcagcaaccgccacaACATCAGCTCCGCCCCCTACGGCCCCCTTTGGCGCCTCCTCCGACGCAACCTCAACGCCGAGATCATCCACCCCTCCCGCCTCAAGCTCTTTGCCCCCGTCCGTCGCTGGGTCCTCCGAATACTCGTCAGCAAGCTCAAagccgaggccgaggccggcggtGGAGTGGTGGCGGTCATGGAGAGCTTCCGGTACGCCATATTCCGCCTGCTGTTCCTCATGTGCTTTGGCGAGAAATTGGACGAGAAGGCCACCGATGACATCCAAGCCACCATGAGACATTTACTCTCGTCCCTGGCGAAGTTCAACGTCTTTGCCTTCCTTCCCAAAGTCACCAAGATTGTTTTCCGAGAAAGATGGAATTTGCTGCTAGTGCTGCACAAGAGGCGAGAGGAACAGTTCGTCCCTCTGATAAGAGCACGCAGAGAGcggaagcagcagcagcagcagcacggGGAAGGCAGCTTTGCTTACGCATACGTTGATTCCCTTCTTGATCTACGACTCCCCGAGGAGGGAGGGCGGCAGCTCAGTGAGTGTGAGCTAGTGAGCCTCTGCTCGGAGTTCTTGGCAGGAGGCACAGACACCACCACCACAGCCTTGCAGTGGATCATGGCGAACCTCGTGAAGCACCCAGGCGCACAAAAAAAGTTATGGGAAGAGATTGAAGCGACGGTGGGGAGCGACGCAGAGGAGATTGTGGAAGAGGACTTGCAGAGGATGCCGTATCTTAAGGCAGTGATCTTGGAAGGGCTGAGGCGGCACCCACCGGCCCACTTCGTGGTGCCTCACGCGGTCACGGAAGACGTGACCTTGAACGGGTATTTGATACCGAAGGGGGCGGCGATTAATGTTACAACCGCGGAGATTGGTTGGGATGGGAAGGTGTGGGAGGAGCCGATGGAGTTCAAGCCGGAGAGATTCTTGGCCGGGGGTTCAGGGGAGGGGGTGGATATAACCGGGAGCAAGGAGATCAAGATGATGCCTTTTGGGGTGGGGAGGAGGATATGCCCGGGGCTCGGGCTGGCGATGCTACATCTTGAATACTTCGTGGCCAATTTGGTCAGAGATTTCGAATGGAAGGCTGTGGAAGGAGAAGTGGACCTTTCTGAGAAGCTCGATCTCACTGTTGTCATGAAGAATCCTCTTCGAGCTCGAATCCTTCCGAGAAGAAATGAGTGA
- the LOC120104178 gene encoding cytochrome P450 89A2-like — protein MEDWVFFLLSITLCIALKILLSKLANTTHKKPNLPPGPRFIPILISPLQWFRLTLFDIEPVLRSLRTKYGPIFTLHFTSSPTIFIADRKLAHQALVQAGAAFADRPPATESGRLLSSNRHNISSAPYGSLWRLLRRNLNAEIIHPSRLKLFAPVRRWVLRILVSKLKAEAEAGGGVVVVMESFRYAIFRLLFLMCFGEKLDEKATDDIQATMRHLLSSLAKFNVFAFLPKVTKIVFRERWNLLLVLHKRREEQFVPLIRARRERKQQQQHGEGSFAYAYVDSLLDLRLPEEGGRQLSECELVSLCSEFLGAGTDTTTTALQWIMANLVKHPDVQRKLLEEIEATMGSDAVEIVEEDLQRMPYLKAVILEGLRRHPPAHFVVPHAVTEDVTLNGYLIPKGAAINVTTAEMGWDGKVWEEPMEFKPERFLAGGSGEGVDITGSKEIKMMPFGVGRRICPGLGLAMLHLEYFVANLVRDFEWKAVEGEVDLSEKLDLTVVMKNPLRARMLPR, from the coding sequence ATGGAAGATTGGGTGTTCTTTCTCCTCAGTATCACCCTCTGCATAGCTCTCAAAATCCTTCTCTCCAAACTAGCAAATACTACCCACAAGAAGCCAAACCTTCCCCCAGGCCCAAGATTTATACCAATCCTGATCAGTCCTCTCCAATGGTTCCGGCTGACTCTCTTCGACATCGAGCCTGTCCTCCGATCCCTCCGCACCAAGTACGGCCCCATTTTCACCCTCCACTTCACCTCCAGCCCGACCATCTTCATCGCGGACCGCAAACTCGCCCACCAGGCCCTCGTCCAGGCCGGCGCCGCCTTCGCCGACCGCCCCCCCGCCACCGAGTCCGGCCGCCTcctcagcagcaaccgccacaACATCAGCTCCGCCCCCTACGGCTCCCTTTGGCGCCTCCTCCGACGCAACCTCAACGCCGAGATCATCCACCCCTCCCGCCTCAAGCTCTTCGCCCCCGTCCGTCGCTGGGTCCTCCGAATACTCGTCAGCAAGCTCAAagccgaggccgaggccggcggtGGAGTGGTGGTGGTCATGGAGAGCTTCCGGTACGCCATATTCCGCCTGCTGTTCCTCATGTGCTTTGGCGAGAAATTGGACGAGAAGGCCACCGATGACATCCAAGCCACCATGAGACATTTGCTCTCGTCCCTGGCCAAGTTCAACGTCTTTGCCTTCCTTCCCAAAGTCACCAAGATTGTTTTCCGAGAAAGATGGAATTTGCTGCTAGTACTGCACAAGAGGCGAGAGGAACAGTTCGTCCCTCTGATAAGAGCACGCAGAGAGcggaagcagcagcagcagcacggGGAAGGCAGCTTTGCTTACGCATACGTTGATTCCCTTCTTGATCTACGACTCCCCGAGGAGGGAGGGCGGCAGCTCAGTGAGTGTGAGCTAGTGAGCCTCTGCTCGGAGTTCTTGGGAGCAGGCACAGACACCACCACCACAGCCTTGCAGTGGATCATGGCGAACCTCGTGAAGCACCCAGACGTACAAAGAAAGTTATTGGAAGAGATTGAAGCGACGATGGGGAGCGACGCAGTGGAGATTGTGGAAGAGGACTTGCAGAGGATGCCGTATCTTAAGGCAGTGATCTTGGAAGGGCTGAGGCGGCACCCACCGGCCCACTTCGTGGTGCCTCACGCGGTCACGGAAGACGTGACCCTGAACGGGTATTTGATACCGAAGGGGGCGGCGATTAATGTTACAACCGCGGAGATGGGGTGGGATGGGAAGGTGTGGGAGGAGCCGATGGAGTTCAAGCCGGAGAGATTCTTGGCCGGGGGTTCAGGGGAGGGGGTGGATATAACCGGGAGCAAGGAGATCAAGATGATGCCTTTTGGGGTGGGGAGGAGGATATGCCCGGGGCTCGGGCTGGCGATGCTACATCTTGAATACTTCGTGGCCAATTTGGTCAGAGATTTCGAATGGAAGGCTGTGGAAGGAGAAGTGGACCTTTCTGAGAAGCTCGATCTCACTGTTGTCATGAAGAATCCTCTTCGAGCTCGAATGCTTCCGAGATGA